From Myotis daubentonii chromosome 15, mMyoDau2.1, whole genome shotgun sequence, one genomic window encodes:
- the SPMIP8 gene encoding testis, prostate and placenta-expressed protein, giving the protein MARIIDLVPWDDGSTHMYASPAILLPMERQRNKLAGVKQQLYHPALPSLRRMDMDNARACLSDEHCQTTTYCRKDDFDNAHYTLLGVPNKPLQCLDITATGQKIRHRCREGKLAPIPPGINRISWPSFTRAIEDWSRFVSSAGEFKLPSPSKRVESFSGYAVRYLKPELTQNWRYCLNQNPSLDRYGQKPLPFDSLNAFRQFGSKYSRVNYLTPWH; this is encoded by the exons ATGGCCCGCATCATCGACCTGGTGCCCTGGGACGATGGCTCCACCCACATGTACGCGTCCCCAGCCATCCTGCTTCCGATGGAGCGGCAGAGAAACAAGTTGGCCGGCGTGAAGCAGCAGCTCTACCACccggccctgcccagcctgcGCCGCATGGACATGGATAATGCCAGGGCTTGCCTGTCGGACGAGCACTGCCAGACCACCACCTACTGCCGCAAAG aTGACTTTGACAACGCACACTACACACTCCTCGGTGTCCCCAACAAACCCCTGCAGTGCTTG GACATCACCGCCACTGGCCAGAAGATCCGCCACAGGTGCCGCGAGGGAAAGCTGGCGCCCATCCCCCCGGGCATCAACCGAATCAGCTGGCCCAGCTTCACACGCGCCATCGAGGACTGGTCCCGTTTCGTGTCCTCTGCCGGAGAGTTCAAGCTGCCCTCCCCGAGCAAGCGGG TCGAGAGTTTCAGCGGCTACGCGGTGCGCTATTTGAAGCCGGAGTTGACCCAGAACTGGCGG TACTGTCTCAACCAGAACCCCAGCCTGGACCGCTACGGACAGAAGCCCCTGCCTTTCGATTCCCT GAATGCGTTCCGACAATTCGGCTCCAAATACAG TCGTGTCAACTACCTGACCCCCTGGCACTAA